A genomic segment from Candidatus Leptovillus gracilis encodes:
- a CDS encoding Gfo/Idh/MocA family oxidoreductase, whose amino-acid sequence MSAEIPEIGVGMLGYAFMGRAHSNALRSIPFAIDPPPAIPRLVAVCGRDEMALKAMARRYGYETTYTDWRDMLADDRIQLFDNGGPNDTHAEPCIAAAEAGKHVFCEKPLARTAEEAKAMLDAVTKAGVKHGVAFNYRFVPAIRQAKLLIDSGALGRIYHFRAMYLQEWILPHYNTPRLWRMDKSRAGTGAIGDLAAHIVDLGRYLVGEMKSVSGLTRTFIEERPLPDSRGMGKVDVDDAFVATVEFENGAIGSLEGTRLAAGRKNYEVLEINGEKGSLRFNLERLNELDVYWVDDEPQTTQGFRNVMVTEGVHPWLQHWWPPGHIIGWEHTFIHELTHFLDCIVNNKPVAPVGATFDDGYRAALVCDAIVESALKKRQVDFKPEVDRSATEKHNRL is encoded by the coding sequence ATGAGTGCAGAGATCCCCGAGATTGGCGTGGGTATGTTGGGTTATGCATTTATGGGGCGGGCGCATAGCAATGCGCTGCGCAGCATCCCGTTTGCGATTGATCCGCCGCCAGCCATCCCCAGGCTCGTAGCTGTTTGCGGACGCGACGAAATGGCGCTGAAGGCGATGGCTCGACGTTATGGCTACGAAACGACTTATACCGACTGGCGCGACATGCTGGCCGATGATCGCATCCAATTATTTGACAACGGCGGGCCAAATGACACCCATGCCGAGCCGTGCATTGCCGCGGCTGAAGCGGGGAAGCATGTGTTTTGCGAGAAGCCATTGGCAAGAACGGCGGAAGAAGCCAAAGCGATGCTCGACGCTGTGACCAAAGCAGGCGTGAAACATGGCGTGGCCTTCAACTACCGCTTTGTGCCTGCCATCCGGCAGGCTAAACTGCTGATTGACAGCGGGGCTTTGGGCCGTATTTACCATTTCCGGGCAATGTATTTGCAAGAGTGGATTTTGCCCCATTACAACACGCCGCGCCTGTGGCGCATGGACAAGAGCCGCGCCGGTACCGGGGCGATTGGCGACCTGGCCGCCCATATTGTGGACCTGGGGCGCTATCTGGTGGGCGAGATGAAAAGCGTGAGCGGGTTGACGCGGACGTTTATTGAGGAACGGCCGTTGCCCGACAGCCGTGGCATGGGCAAAGTAGACGTAGACGATGCCTTTGTCGCCACCGTAGAATTTGAAAATGGGGCGATTGGTTCCCTGGAAGGGACGCGGCTGGCCGCCGGCCGTAAGAATTACGAAGTGCTGGAAATCAACGGCGAAAAAGGCAGCCTGCGCTTTAACCTGGAACGGCTCAACGAATTAGACGTGTACTGGGTTGATGATGAACCCCAGACGACGCAAGGTTTTCGCAACGTCATGGTGACAGAAGGTGTCCATCCCTGGCTGCAACATTGGTGGCCGCCCGGCCACATCATCGGTTGGGAGCATACCTTCATCCATGAACTGACCCATTTTTTGGACTGTATCGTCAATAATAAACCGGTCGCTCCAGTAGGCGCGACTTTTGATGATGGTTACCGGGCTGCATTGGTGTGCGATGCGATTGTAGAGTCGGCGTTGAAAAAGCGGCAGGTAGATTTCAAGCCGGAAGTAGATCGTTCTGCAACAGAAAAACACAACCGTTTATAA
- a CDS encoding cupin domain-containing protein: protein MRRIFVDEAGWVNGRGYRKQVVADTAVLAAPGAFAQVVEMEPGEIIPDHVHQSSREFYVVLNGRCQLTVNGTNHYLKPGDMLLMEPGDVHHLHNNGGELFRLLVFKTNATTEDTIWS from the coding sequence ATGCGGCGTATTTTTGTTGATGAGGCGGGGTGGGTTAACGGCCGTGGCTATCGCAAGCAGGTGGTGGCGGATACGGCCGTACTTGCCGCTCCTGGGGCGTTTGCGCAGGTGGTGGAGATGGAGCCGGGGGAAATTATTCCCGACCATGTCCACCAGAGTTCGCGGGAGTTTTATGTGGTGTTAAACGGCCGTTGTCAGCTCACCGTCAACGGCACAAATCATTACCTGAAACCAGGCGATATGCTGCTGATGGAACCGGGCGATGTCCACCACCTGCACAACAACGGCGGCGAACTCTTCCGATTGTTGGTTTTCAAGACCAACGCCACGACAGAAGACACGATTTGGAGTTAG
- a CDS encoding sugar phosphate isomerase/epimerase codes for MRIGVFTALFQNLPFAEALDKAVAAGVTAVEIGAGGYPGSQHCPVDELLASEARREEYLAAIHSRGLILSALSVHNNPLHPDPAVAAEADTVIRKAARLAALLGVSVVNGFSGLPAGVPGDSMPNWVTCPWPPEFLAMLDYQWNQVAIPYWQEAGQYIADQGVKFAFEMHPGMLVYNVETMLRLREAVGPVLGCNFDPSHLFWNGVDAVAAIRKLGAAIYHVHGKDCYVDHLNVSVNGCNDNKPYDQILNRAWTFRSIGYGHGAQVWKDIVSALRLVGYDYVISIEHEDALMSTDEGLAKGVAMLQQVNIFEQPGEMFWA; via the coding sequence ATGCGGATTGGCGTATTTACAGCGTTGTTTCAGAATTTGCCTTTTGCCGAGGCGTTGGATAAGGCGGTGGCAGCGGGGGTAACGGCCGTGGAAATCGGCGCGGGTGGGTATCCCGGCAGCCAGCATTGTCCAGTGGATGAGCTTTTGGCGAGTGAGGCCAGGCGTGAAGAATATCTGGCGGCCATTCATTCACGGGGCCTGATTTTGAGCGCCCTCAGCGTCCACAACAACCCCCTTCATCCCGATCCGGCTGTCGCCGCTGAAGCTGACACTGTCATTCGCAAGGCGGCGCGGCTGGCGGCGTTGTTAGGCGTATCTGTGGTTAATGGATTCTCCGGACTACCGGCCGGGGTGCCGGGCGACAGTATGCCGAATTGGGTGACGTGCCCCTGGCCGCCCGAATTTCTGGCGATGTTGGATTACCAGTGGAACCAGGTCGCCATTCCATATTGGCAAGAAGCGGGCCAATATATTGCCGACCAGGGTGTGAAATTCGCTTTTGAAATGCACCCCGGCATGTTGGTCTACAACGTGGAGACAATGCTGCGCCTGCGCGAGGCGGTGGGGCCGGTGTTGGGCTGCAATTTCGATCCCAGCCATCTCTTCTGGAATGGCGTTGACGCCGTGGCGGCGATACGCAAGTTGGGCGCGGCGATTTATCACGTTCACGGCAAGGATTGTTACGTGGACCATCTGAATGTGTCTGTCAATGGTTGCAACGACAACAAACCGTATGACCAGATTCTCAACCGCGCCTGGACTTTCCGCAGCATTGGTTATGGACATGGAGCGCAGGTGTGGAAGGACATCGTGAGCGCCCTGCGGCTGGTAGGCTACGATTACGTCATCTCTATTGAGCATGAAGACGCGCTGATGTCTACCGATGAAGGATTGGCAAAGGGGGTGGCGATGTTGCAGCAAGTGAACATCTTCGAGCAGCCGGGGGAGATGTTCTGGGCCTGA
- a CDS encoding 2-oxo acid dehydrogenase subunit E2, which yields MPVPVIMPKFSMTQEEGRVMTWLVAEGDIVEKGDPLLEVETDKVTMEVEAPESGVLRGVSVKEGDVVPVTAVIAHILLPSEAWSPEPVKATPVARRVAAAAGVDVNDIPASAGKVKRQDVEAYLGKVRATPAARRLAQTQGVDLTAVNGSGPRGRVQAGDVFSRVVVSPVAAVSAMRRTIAERLTRSYQTIPHITFTVTADMTAVADLRHRLNAPRDGVKVSVTAVLVKVCAWALGRHPLLNSSWQAEGIQTHEQVHIGVAVALDDGLIVPVVHNAAQLGLTAIAAQVQDVTARARNGRLQPADVQGGTFTISNLGMWGVEQFTAVINPPQSAILAVGRTIKQPVVVETTGGDEIAIRPIMKMTLAVDHRIIDGAVAARFLQDVVAALEQPDRLLW from the coding sequence ATGCCTGTGCCCGTCATTATGCCTAAATTTAGTATGACCCAGGAAGAAGGCCGGGTAATGACCTGGCTGGTCGCCGAAGGGGATATTGTGGAAAAAGGGGATCCGCTGCTGGAGGTGGAGACCGACAAGGTGACGATGGAAGTGGAAGCGCCGGAGAGCGGCGTACTGCGCGGGGTATCGGTAAAAGAAGGGGACGTTGTGCCGGTCACGGCCGTTATCGCCCATATCCTTTTGCCCAGTGAAGCGTGGTCGCCGGAACCAGTGAAAGCGACGCCGGTAGCGCGGCGCGTAGCCGCGGCGGCCGGCGTTGATGTCAACGACATTCCGGCGAGCGCCGGTAAAGTAAAACGGCAGGATGTGGAGGCGTACCTGGGCAAGGTGCGGGCGACGCCGGCGGCGCGGCGGTTGGCGCAAACGCAGGGGGTGGACCTGACGGCCGTTAATGGCAGCGGTCCGCGCGGTCGGGTTCAGGCGGGGGATGTATTTAGTCGGGTAGTCGTTAGTCCGGTGGCGGCGGTTAGCGCGATGCGGCGGACGATTGCTGAGCGGCTGACACGGAGCTACCAGACCATCCCGCACATTACCTTTACGGTGACAGCAGACATGACGGCCGTTGCCGATTTGCGCCACCGTCTGAATGCGCCAAGGGATGGGGTGAAGGTGTCGGTGACGGCCGTGTTGGTGAAAGTGTGCGCCTGGGCGCTGGGGCGGCATCCGCTGCTGAATAGTTCCTGGCAGGCGGAAGGCATCCAAACCCATGAGCAGGTCCATATCGGCGTGGCGGTAGCGTTGGATGACGGCCTGATTGTGCCGGTGGTCCACAATGCGGCGCAGTTGGGGCTGACAGCGATTGCGGCGCAGGTGCAGGATGTGACGGCGCGGGCGCGGAACGGCCGTTTGCAGCCCGCCGACGTGCAGGGCGGCACGTTTACCATCAGCAATTTGGGCATGTGGGGGGTGGAGCAGTTTACGGCCGTGATCAACCCGCCGCAGAGTGCGATTCTGGCCGTGGGCCGGACAATCAAGCAGCCGGTGGTAGTGGAAACAACAGGAGGCGATGAAATTGCCATTCGTCCCATCATGAAGATGACGTTAGCGGTGGATCACCGTATCATTGATGGCGCGGTGGCGGCGCGCTTTTTGCAAGACGTGGTTGCCGCTCTGGAACAGCCCGACCGGCTGCTCTGGTAG
- a CDS encoding alpha-ketoacid dehydrogenase subunit beta: protein MPDLTQAEVAGVQANDVDKANRELTYAQAIREALQLALRRDERVFMLGEDIGVYGGAFGVTDGLIEEFGAERVRDTPISEAVIAGAAIGAAMTGMRPVAEIQFMDFITLSMEQLVLQGAKLRFMFGGKASVPLVLRTPAGSGTGAAAQHSESLEAWFVHVPGLKVVMPATPYDAKGLLLAAIEDNNPVIFVEHKLLYRTKGQVPEGYYTVPLSQSEVKREGGDLTVVATSIMVPRALEAADLLAQEGIELEVIDPRTLKPYDSETVTRSVCKTGRALVVHEAPKTAGFGAEVVAEIVAGEAFDYLDAPVRRLAGLDVPIPYNRELERTAVPQVADIVREARALVRGEY from the coding sequence ATGCCTGATTTGACGCAAGCAGAAGTGGCGGGGGTACAGGCCAATGACGTGGATAAGGCCAATCGTGAATTGACCTACGCCCAGGCCATCCGTGAGGCGCTGCAACTGGCGCTGCGCCGCGATGAGCGTGTCTTTATGCTCGGCGAGGACATCGGCGTCTATGGCGGCGCGTTTGGCGTGACGGATGGCCTGATCGAGGAGTTTGGCGCCGAGCGTGTGCGCGATACGCCCATTTCTGAGGCGGTCATTGCCGGGGCAGCCATTGGCGCGGCGATGACCGGAATGCGGCCGGTGGCTGAAATTCAGTTTATGGACTTCATCACCCTCTCGATGGAGCAGTTGGTGCTGCAAGGGGCCAAGCTGCGCTTTATGTTTGGCGGCAAGGCGAGCGTACCGCTGGTGCTGCGTACCCCGGCCGGGTCCGGCACGGGCGCGGCGGCGCAACATTCGGAAAGTCTGGAGGCCTGGTTTGTCCATGTGCCCGGCCTGAAAGTGGTGATGCCCGCCACTCCCTACGACGCTAAGGGATTGCTGCTGGCGGCTATCGAAGACAACAATCCGGTGATTTTTGTGGAACACAAATTGTTGTATCGTACCAAAGGCCAGGTGCCGGAGGGGTATTACACTGTGCCTCTGAGCCAGAGCGAGGTAAAACGGGAAGGGGGCGACCTGACTGTTGTGGCGACTTCCATCATGGTTCCGCGCGCCCTGGAAGCGGCCGATTTACTGGCACAGGAGGGCATCGAATTGGAAGTGATTGATCCGCGTACGTTGAAGCCGTATGACTCAGAAACCGTGACGCGCTCGGTGTGCAAGACGGGGCGGGCGCTGGTGGTACACGAAGCGCCCAAAACGGCCGGTTTCGGCGCGGAGGTGGTGGCGGAGATTGTGGCCGGGGAAGCGTTTGATTACCTGGACGCGCCGGTGCGCCGTCTGGCCGGGTTGGATGTGCCGATCCCCTATAACCGGGAGCTGGAACGCACGGCCGTGCCGCAGGTGGCCGATATTGTGCGCGAAGCGCGGGCGCTGGTACGCGGGGAGTATTAG
- a CDS encoding thiamine pyrophosphate-dependent dehydrogenase E1 component subunit alpha, with translation MSYQTVTDESEQIVASGLTPEQLFAALRQMHLIRAFEEKAEALYALGKIHGTMHLSIGQEASAVGACLALRPDDYILSTHRGHGHCIAKGAEPQLMMAEFFGKEVGYCRGRGGSMHIADVAGGNLGANGIVAGGLPLSTGVGLSIKMQQLDRVCLAFFGDGAANEGAFHESLNLAAIWELPVVYICENNQYAMSMPVTAAFPISQIAQRAAAYNMPGMTVDGNDLLAVYGAVKTAVLRARSGGGPSLIEAVTYRWRGHSKSDRQRYRTRDEVKEWQARDPIIRLENLLVAAALFTAEQLTDLGMAARQTIDESVTFAEAQADPDPATILEGVYA, from the coding sequence ATGTCATACCAAACAGTTACAGACGAAAGCGAGCAAATTGTCGCCAGCGGCCTGACGCCGGAGCAGCTTTTTGCGGCGCTGCGCCAGATGCACCTGATTCGCGCCTTCGAGGAAAAGGCGGAAGCGCTGTACGCCCTGGGCAAAATCCACGGCACAATGCACCTTTCCATAGGGCAGGAGGCGTCGGCGGTGGGGGCGTGTCTGGCGCTGCGCCCGGACGATTACATTTTGAGTACCCATCGCGGACACGGCCATTGCATTGCCAAAGGGGCCGAGCCGCAGTTGATGATGGCTGAATTTTTCGGCAAGGAAGTGGGCTACTGCCGCGGGCGGGGCGGCTCGATGCACATCGCCGATGTCGCCGGCGGCAATCTGGGCGCGAACGGCATTGTAGCCGGAGGGCTGCCGTTGTCTACCGGTGTGGGGTTGAGCATAAAAATGCAACAACTAGACCGCGTCTGCCTCGCTTTTTTTGGCGATGGCGCGGCCAACGAAGGGGCGTTCCATGAATCGCTCAATCTGGCGGCCATCTGGGAGCTGCCGGTGGTTTACATCTGCGAGAATAACCAGTACGCCATGTCGATGCCGGTGACGGCCGCGTTTCCCATCAGCCAGATCGCGCAGCGGGCGGCGGCCTACAACATGCCGGGCATGACGGTGGATGGCAATGATCTGTTGGCGGTGTATGGGGCGGTGAAAACGGCCGTTCTTCGCGCCCGTTCTGGTGGTGGCCCCAGTTTGATCGAAGCCGTCACCTACCGCTGGCGCGGCCATTCCAAAAGCGACCGGCAGCGTTACCGCACCCGCGACGAAGTGAAAGAATGGCAGGCGCGTGATCCTATCATCCGCCTGGAAAATTTGTTGGTGGCTGCTGCTCTTTTTACGGCCGAACAACTGACCGATTTAGGCATGGCAGCGCGCCAAACCATTGACGAAAGCGTCACCTTTGCCGAAGCCCAGGCCGACCCGGACCCGGCGACCATTTTGGAGGGCGTGTATGCCTGA
- a CDS encoding NAD(P)-dependent oxidoreductase: protein MLRDELQQRAASGQPIRIAASGAGWMGSGFAAQMAHVPGMELSVLIDPNLAAARAAFTATGVDAADVVAAGSVGQAMDAINQGKRVITDDVVLAAQLEAIDVMTDVTPSPASGAATAYAAITHGKDVVLINIEADVTVGRALKKLAADAGVLYSVSSGDEPGCLMELYDFVTTLGFEPIVIGKGKNNPLDPTATPDTVAKAARRANKDAYQTASYVDGSKTMFEMTCAANATGCRPMQRGMVGPEADQSTITEIFSLREDGGLAPFPGVVDFVQGTAMAGGVFVTVRVQDDRIADDLKYLKVGNGRYSTFFRPYHLWFIEAPISIARAVMHRQTTLVPLDYPVADVLTIAKRDLRPGERLDDFGGYTFRGLMDTATAVSAENGLPAGLAPGAELIRPVASGAIITWADVRLDESSPVVRLRRLQDQQ from the coding sequence ATGTTACGTGACGAACTGCAACAACGCGCTGCCTCTGGGCAGCCCATTCGCATAGCGGCCAGTGGCGCGGGCTGGATGGGCAGCGGCTTTGCCGCCCAGATGGCTCACGTACCCGGCATGGAACTCTCTGTGCTGATTGATCCCAATCTGGCCGCCGCCCGCGCCGCTTTCACCGCTACGGGGGTGGATGCGGCCGATGTCGTTGCCGCAGGCAGCGTGGGGCAGGCGATGGATGCCATCAACCAGGGTAAGCGCGTCATCACCGACGATGTGGTCTTGGCGGCGCAGCTAGAGGCGATTGACGTGATGACCGATGTCACCCCGTCGCCCGCTTCCGGCGCAGCGACGGCTTACGCCGCTATCACCCACGGCAAAGATGTGGTGCTGATCAATATCGAAGCCGACGTGACGGTGGGGCGCGCCTTGAAAAAGCTGGCCGCCGACGCCGGCGTCCTCTACTCGGTCTCGTCCGGTGACGAGCCGGGCTGCCTGATGGAGCTATACGACTTTGTGACGACGTTGGGCTTTGAACCCATCGTCATTGGCAAGGGCAAAAACAACCCGTTGGACCCCACAGCCACGCCCGACACGGTCGCCAAAGCAGCGCGACGGGCCAACAAGGACGCCTATCAAACTGCTTCCTACGTAGATGGCAGCAAGACGATGTTCGAGATGACCTGCGCCGCCAATGCCACTGGCTGCCGGCCGATGCAGCGCGGCATGGTCGGGCCGGAAGCGGACCAATCAACCATCACTGAGATTTTCTCGCTGCGCGAGGATGGGGGATTGGCCCCGTTCCCCGGTGTGGTAGATTTTGTGCAGGGGACGGCGATGGCCGGGGGCGTGTTTGTGACGGTGCGCGTGCAGGATGACCGTATCGCCGACGATTTGAAATATCTGAAGGTGGGCAACGGCCGTTACTCCACCTTCTTCCGGCCTTACCATCTCTGGTTCATCGAAGCGCCCATCTCCATTGCCCGCGCTGTGATGCACCGGCAGACAACGCTGGTTCCTTTAGACTACCCGGTCGCTGACGTGTTGACCATTGCCAAGCGGGATTTGCGCCCTGGCGAACGGCTGGACGATTTTGGCGGCTACACGTTTCGCGGGCTGATGGATACGGCCACGGCCGTATCTGCCGAAAATGGCTTGCCGGCCGGTCTGGCCCCCGGCGCGGAACTCATCCGCCCGGTGGCTTCTGGGGCGATTATCACCTGGGCCGATGTGCGCCTGGACGAAAGCAGCCCCGTTGTGCGTCTGCGCCGCCTGCAAGATCAACAATAG
- a CDS encoding transketolase, with the protein MDAIPTTAVGVDELNELARQMRLDILEMTTKAGSGHPSSSFSATDIVTALYFGGVLRYRADEPLWPERDRFIMSKGHAAPLLYAVLAHAGYIERDLIWTLREVDSPVQGHPIQNLLPGVEATTGSLGQGLSAGVGHVLGGRLNKFDYRVYVLLGDGECEAGQVWEAAMSAAHFKADNLVAILDYNKYQETGPISREMALEPLVEKWQSFGWHVEEADGHDMADLLAKFAAIRAVKGKPSIIIAHTVKGKGVSFVEADFTFHGRALTPQQAALAREELHGTR; encoded by the coding sequence ATGGACGCAATTCCCACAACGGCCGTTGGCGTTGACGAGTTAAATGAACTCGCCCGCCAGATGCGCCTCGACATCTTGGAGATGACCACCAAAGCCGGTTCCGGCCATCCTTCCAGTTCCTTTTCGGCCACCGACATTGTCACCGCGCTTTACTTTGGCGGCGTGCTGCGCTACCGGGCCGACGAGCCGCTCTGGCCGGAGCGCGACCGTTTCATCATGAGCAAAGGGCACGCCGCGCCGCTGCTTTACGCCGTCCTGGCCCACGCCGGTTACATCGAGCGCGACCTCATCTGGACGCTGCGTGAGGTAGACAGCCCGGTACAGGGCCATCCCATTCAAAATCTGTTACCTGGCGTCGAGGCGACCACCGGCTCATTAGGGCAGGGGCTTTCGGCTGGCGTGGGGCACGTGTTAGGCGGACGGCTCAACAAGTTTGATTACCGCGTGTATGTGCTGCTGGGCGATGGCGAGTGCGAAGCCGGGCAGGTCTGGGAAGCGGCCATGTCCGCCGCCCACTTCAAAGCCGACAACCTGGTCGCCATCCTCGATTACAACAAATATCAGGAGACCGGCCCCATCAGCCGGGAAATGGCCCTGGAGCCGTTGGTCGAAAAGTGGCAGAGTTTCGGCTGGCATGTCGAAGAGGCGGATGGTCATGACATGGCCGATTTACTGGCAAAATTCGCCGCGATACGCGCCGTCAAAGGGAAGCCGTCGATTATCATCGCCCACACCGTCAAGGGTAAGGGCGTCTCGTTTGTGGAAGCAGATTTCACATTTCACGGCCGGGCGCTGACTCCACAGCAGGCCGCACTGGCGCGGGAGGAACTCCATGGAACTCGGTAA
- a CDS encoding carbohydrate kinase gives MHIVTLGEILIDMFPAEVGRPLSQVSAFHPKPGGAPANVAVAAHRLGAQTAFIGKVGDDAFGHYLQRVLADEGVETCGMRVDDEARTTMAIIAMPDPHTAEFIFYRNPGADLRLRPDELDLNLLRHTRALHIGSLSLVDEPARSATLAAVKTARQHGALISFDVNYRPSLWPSPAAALAQIRALIPLVDLLKVNEVELALLAGEGETAVALQTLLALGPTLCLLTRGKEGSYAQTALQSITAPAFPVTTVDATGCGDAFIAGVLFQLTQVADWRSQLEPDRLFTILRFANAVGALTAQTQGVIPALPTALQVQTFFTHQSEIRNPQSAMT, from the coding sequence ATGCACATCGTTACTTTAGGCGAAATTCTGATTGATATGTTTCCGGCAGAGGTGGGACGGCCGTTATCCCAGGTGTCCGCCTTCCATCCCAAACCAGGCGGCGCGCCGGCCAATGTCGCCGTGGCCGCCCACCGCCTGGGGGCGCAGACCGCCTTCATTGGCAAGGTGGGGGATGACGCCTTTGGGCACTACCTGCAGCGCGTGTTGGCCGACGAAGGCGTGGAAACTTGCGGGATGCGCGTGGACGACGAAGCGCGCACGACGATGGCCATCATCGCCATGCCCGACCCGCACACGGCCGAATTCATCTTTTACCGCAATCCAGGCGCAGATTTACGCCTGCGCCCCGACGAATTGGATCTGAATTTATTGCGCCACACGCGAGCGCTCCACATTGGTTCGCTCAGCCTGGTGGACGAACCGGCGCGCAGCGCGACACTGGCTGCCGTCAAGACAGCCCGGCAGCATGGGGCGCTTATCTCTTTCGATGTCAACTATCGTCCGAGCCTCTGGCCCAGTCCGGCGGCGGCCCTGGCCCAAATTCGCGCCCTTATTCCTCTGGTGGACTTGCTCAAAGTGAATGAGGTGGAACTGGCGCTGCTGGCCGGGGAGGGGGAAACGGCCGTTGCCCTCCAAACTCTCCTCGCCCTCGGTCCTACCCTCTGCCTGCTGACGCGGGGCAAAGAGGGCAGCTATGCCCAGACGGCCCTCCAGTCCATCACCGCCCCCGCTTTCCCTGTGACCACCGTAGACGCCACCGGCTGCGGCGACGCTTTCATCGCCGGTGTGCTATTTCAACTCACCCAGGTTGCCGACTGGCGCTCGCAGTTGGAACCAGACCGCCTGTTCACCATTTTGCGCTTCGCCAACGCTGTCGGCGCGCTGACTGCTCAAACTCAGGGCGTGATACCGGCGCTGCCCACGGCCCTGCAAGTGCAAACCTTTTTTACCCACCAATCCGAAATCCGAAATCCACAATCCGCAATGACCTAA
- a CDS encoding GntR family transcriptional regulator codes for MTLKDQVSHQSKSPLYQQIYQLLRQKILHGQWQPGDALPSENDLIEQYQVSRATVRQALDELVSDGLIQRRQGKGTYVSPPTVEQGLVRIISFTEDMQQRGFVPGTKLISAGLTPATKPLAEQLEIEVGEPVARIERLRLADGEPMSVEVSFLVHRYCPGILTQDYTAQSLRLMLEERYGIRITSARQTIQAIRAVTDMAALLAVEEKAPLLYIERLSYSEFNVPLEFLRLYHRGDRYTLHAELRG; via the coding sequence ATGACCTTGAAAGACCAGGTAAGTCACCAAAGCAAATCACCTCTCTACCAACAAATCTACCAGCTGCTGCGCCAGAAAATTCTGCACGGCCAATGGCAGCCTGGCGACGCGCTCCCCTCGGAGAATGACCTGATCGAGCAGTACCAGGTCAGCCGGGCGACGGTGCGGCAAGCCCTGGATGAGTTGGTCAGCGATGGCCTTATCCAGCGTCGCCAGGGAAAGGGAACTTACGTCTCGCCGCCGACTGTGGAGCAAGGATTGGTGCGTATTATCAGTTTTACCGAAGATATGCAGCAGCGCGGCTTTGTCCCTGGAACTAAACTGATCTCCGCCGGACTGACGCCGGCGACGAAACCATTGGCTGAACAATTGGAAATCGAGGTGGGCGAGCCTGTCGCGCGCATCGAGCGGCTGCGTCTGGCTGATGGTGAACCGATGAGCGTGGAGGTTTCTTTTCTGGTGCATCGCTATTGTCCGGGCATCTTGACGCAGGACTACACGGCTCAATCCCTCCGCCTGATGCTTGAGGAACGTTATGGGATTCGGATCACCAGTGCCCGCCAGACCATTCAGGCGATTAGAGCCGTGACCGATATGGCCGCGTTGTTAGCGGTTGAGGAAAAAGCCCCGTTGCTCTACATTGAGCGACTTTCTTACTCGGAGTTCAATGTGCCGCTGGAGTTTCTTCGCCTCTACCATCGCGGAGATCGGTATACGCTTCATGCGGAACTGCGGGGGTAG
- a CDS encoding GntR family transcriptional regulator produces the protein MNYESKIDRSSYIPLYAQVQDALKESINHGSMRPGDQISSEPELCRLFDVSRTVIRQALRSLEYEGLIVRRKGKGTFVAEPKIGESLFQELTGFYQDMSQKGHAPISKVLKQAIIPASAKVAALLQLEPETPVICIDRVRYVSGEPIVLVTTYLPQSICPELVEVDLTHQSLYAYLEQQHGLIIARGRRILEAVVASEYEAKLLGIAEGSPLISLDSISYLEDGTPLEYYHALHRGDRSMFEVELIRAYERPQPSLETLIGEAVH, from the coding sequence GTGAACTACGAAAGCAAAATTGACCGCAGTAGCTACATCCCCCTCTATGCCCAGGTTCAAGACGCCCTCAAAGAGAGCATCAACCACGGCAGTATGCGCCCAGGCGACCAAATCTCCAGCGAACCCGAACTGTGTCGCCTGTTTGATGTTAGCCGCACCGTCATCCGCCAGGCGCTCCGCAGCCTGGAATACGAAGGCCTGATTGTTCGCCGCAAAGGCAAAGGCACCTTTGTTGCCGAACCGAAAATCGGCGAGAGTCTCTTTCAGGAGTTAACTGGCTTCTATCAAGACATGAGCCAGAAAGGGCACGCCCCCATTTCCAAAGTCCTCAAACAGGCGATCATACCCGCCAGCGCCAAAGTAGCTGCCCTCTTACAATTGGAACCGGAAACGCCAGTTATCTGCATTGACCGTGTACGTTACGTCTCTGGCGAGCCAATCGTTCTTGTCACTACCTATTTGCCGCAGTCCATTTGCCCAGAATTGGTCGAAGTAGACCTCACCCACCAATCGCTGTACGCCTATCTGGAGCAGCAGCACGGGCTGATTATCGCCCGTGGCCGCCGCATTCTCGAAGCAGTCGTCGCCAGTGAATACGAAGCCAAACTACTCGGCATTGCCGAAGGCTCACCACTCATTTCCTTAGACAGTATTAGTTACCTGGAAGATGGCACACCGCTGGAGTATTACCACGCTCTGCACAGGGGCGACCGCTCCATGTTTGAAGTAGAACTGATCCGCGCCTACGAACGCCCACAGCCCTCATTAGAAACATTAATTGGCGAGGCAGTGCATTAA